One Alosa alosa isolate M-15738 ecotype Scorff River chromosome 22, AALO_Geno_1.1, whole genome shotgun sequence DNA segment encodes these proteins:
- the si:ch211-221j21.3 gene encoding uncharacterized protein si:ch211-221j21.3, producing MSMEYITPLHNKRRHEEEHGNWECQPKRLCSGVVHCRNIEYGAVGESPMDTWEIQQQVLPNENRGNEVVPVMSTPQGRSSAQCCPRCMAGESGHINHIMGY from the exons ATGTCGATGGAATATATTACTCCTCTCCACAATAAACGACGCCATGAAGAGGAGCATGGTAACTGGGAATGTCAAccg AAAAGGCTGTGCAGTGGAGTGGTTCATTGTCGCAACATTGAATATGGCGCGGTCGGCGAAAGTCCCATGGATACATGGGAGATCCAGCAGCAAGTCCTACCGAATGAGAACAGAGGCAACGAAGTCGTTCCTGTCATG AGCACACCTCAAGGCAGGTCATCTGCACAGTGCTGCCCGAGATGTATGGCGGGTGAATCG GGACACATTAACCACATCATGGGATATTGA